GCACAGGAAGCATATAATTTCCCGGAAGAATGTTATCTTTCAGCTTGTAACTGACTGTGGTCTGATCAACTCCCTGAGACAATGACGGGGATTCGGGTTTGGTATAGCACTCTGCCGGCAGAAGACTGAAATAAGTCTGATTGGCACTGTTGTACGTATCTACTACCGACTGGTTGTTGACTAATGTACAGTTGATGTTCCATTTATTGCTAAAAGGTACTCCAATGGTAATCGGCAACTCTTTTACATTGTTGACATTGATTTCCTGTATACCATCGTTTATGATAGTTACAATGGGTTCGGAAACTTTAAATCCCAGTAGGAGGGTGGAACGGCCGGGGTTCAACTTCTCTCCTGTAGTGCTTGCTTTGAGTGGGAGAATGTATTGAACATTGTCATAGCCGCACAACGCATGAATCTTTGTCGGGTCGTATACGATAGTGCCTTTTGCCAGTCTGTCACCGGCAGATACGTTAACCGTTGTGTTAGTCATTTGATAACAATCTTCCGGAAGTATCTGGTAACTGGTTCCGTCGGCAGTATTGAGTGAGTCGAGCAGGCTTTTGTCTACGGTGAAGGTGACGGTACTGTTATTCAGTTCCAGTCCTCCGTGTTGTATCCATAAGTCAGCATTGTATTTTTCTCCTACATTATACGATTGCAGAATAGTCAGTCCGTTTTCAGACAATGACAAAATCCCTTCGGATGTATTGCTCGTATCAAAGGTTTCATCACAACCGATAATAGATAGAGTGATGCAGCCTGATATTAGTATATAACTTATTTTTCTCATAATGCTCATTGATTTATTGTGCTTATACAATTACCAGCCCGGATTCTGGACGAGGTTTTGTGTCTTTCTCATTTCGTGATCCGGTATTGGCTGTAAGTACATCTTTCTGTTGAATACAATTTTTTCAGTTTCCACTACGCGGTTGAACTCTTCGGTATCATTGATAGTTCCCCGAACATTCATACCGTGTGCATATCCGTTCTGGCGTCCTTCACCGTCTTTGTCGGCAATCATCCAGCGGCGTACATCAAAATAACGTTGACCTTCCGTTGCCAGTTCAATCTGACGTTCGCGCTGAATGGCTGCTCTTTGCAATTCTTTATTACCTACGATACCGGGATTCAGTATTTCTACTTTCGGCAAGCCTGCCCGTTCGCGTACGAGGTTCAGATAAGTCAGTACGCGTGAGTCGCTCGGATTTACTTCGTTGGCAACTTCTGCATATATCAGATAGAAATCCGCCAGACGGAAGATTATGGAAGGACGGTTCTGACTAGCTACACCCGGACTGGTTTTGCTGATTGATCGGTTGAAGCGCTTGAAAAGCATATATCCGGTTGTAGTGGCTTGTCCTTCCTGAACGCCTGCATTACCTCCATTGTAGAACTGGACTTGTTTGCAGGTGACAGGCCATTGGCGTCCGTTGAAGAAGACAGTGTTGTAGAAACGTGCTTCACGATTCAGATAGCGGTTACTGACTGTTACGTTGGTGTAGTTCTTAGAGTATTTTCCGTCATTCTTGTCCTTGTAAGTTCCGTAACCATCTTCTTTATAAAGTGTTGATTTCGGCAGATAGTCGGTTTCCTTGATAGGAAGTCCGTCGTTCATATAGAAGGCGTCTACGAGTTCTTGCGTTACTCCGGTCGAACCCAAACCGTTCTTTTCGCAGCGAGGAACGATTCTTCGGTCGAATGCGTCACCGTCAAGTCCTCCCCAGTCGTTGTTGGCGGTGCCCCAGATGATTTCTTTATTGTATTTCTGAAAGAGGTTGTAAACGGAGGCATCTACGTCTAGAATCTGTTCACCGGTGCTGCTTGTTGTATATTCTTTGTATAACTCGTAGCGGTTTCCGGTTTCTGCGTAATCGATGAAATCTTTGCAGGCGTTTAATGCAGTATTCCATTTGTTGTCATCACGATCCGGGAAGAGTCTTGTACCGTCTGGGTTGGTCAGAGACAGCGCTTCTCTGTATCCCCCGTTGAGAAGGGGGCTGGCTGCATATAGCCACAATTTGGCACGTACGGCCAAAGCGACACCTTTGGT
This sequence is a window from Bacteroides thetaiotaomicron VPI-5482. Protein-coding genes within it:
- a CDS encoding RagB/SusD family nutrient uptake outer membrane protein, with product MKSKSHIYMLLMGLFFSVSSCDYLAVSDQMSGGLQNTDQIFENVAYTKRWYANVFAGIPDYSGINSLNVGAFKNPWAAICDELVVGYGNAAKANNSDKNAATAGFHRYGDCYKYIRQANIFLEKAHVITTSGTQGDRLEEDELNEMRANVRFMRAFYNYLLLEQYGPIILVKDKVYEATETQDVPRNTVDEVITYIDQELREVANELPQEPMHENESYRAWPTKGVALAVRAKLWLYAASPLLNGGYREALSLTNPDGTRLFPDRDDNKWNTALNACKDFIDYAETGNRYELYKEYTTSSTGEQILDVDASVYNLFQKYNKEIIWGTANNDWGGLDGDAFDRRIVPRCEKNGLGSTGVTQELVDAFYMNDGLPIKETDYLPKSTLYKEDGYGTYKDKNDGKYSKNYTNVTVSNRYLNREARFYNTVFFNGRQWPVTCKQVQFYNGGNAGVQEGQATTTGYMLFKRFNRSISKTSPGVASQNRPSIIFRLADFYLIYAEVANEVNPSDSRVLTYLNLVRERAGLPKVEILNPGIVGNKELQRAAIQRERQIELATEGQRYFDVRRWMIADKDGEGRQNGYAHGMNVRGTINDTEEFNRVVETEKIVFNRKMYLQPIPDHEMRKTQNLVQNPGW
- a CDS encoding BT_3987 domain-containing protein → MRKISYILISGCITLSIIGCDETFDTSNTSEGILSLSENGLTILQSYNVGEKYNADLWIQHGGLELNNSTVTFTVDKSLLDSLNTADGTSYQILPEDCYQMTNTTVNVSAGDRLAKGTIVYDPTKIHALCGYDNVQYILPLKASTTGEKLNPGRSTLLLGFKVSEPIVTIINDGIQEINVNNVKELPITIGVPFSNKWNINCTLVNNQSVVDTYNSANQTYFSLLPAECYTKPESPSLSQGVDQTTVSYKLKDNILPGNYMLPVQIGEVTSDATIRADKDTYTGFCIIKEGTKISKSGWEVLSFTTQEASGEGAGNGLAKCLIDGDTETFWHAKWQGGSDPLPYDIVIDMKQNIQIAQVELLPRGRGSNNPIKVVEFAASEDNVNWTPIGRFGFTNQDAALEYYVKSIKARYIRLTIPDDGGNSTVAAIRELDVKGTIIN